TGCAGTTCCGTTCAGTGCAGTTCAGTTCAGTGCAGTTCAGTTCAGTTTCGTTCAGTTCAGTGCAGTTCGAGTTATCTAGCTAGGGCTGCGACACGGGCCCAATCAGATGCGGCGTAAGCGACTGCGCTTGTGGGGCTAGCGTGGCGGGTTGGATTTCCCCTGAGGCTAGTTGGTTGGAGGCTCGTGTGGCGCGGTCGCCATGCACCGAACCGTACCGTTTGGAGTGGATTGGGTTGGAGCGGAGGGGGAGCGGAGGGGGAGCGGAGTGGTTCTGTGCGTGTGTGGCTTGATGGGGGGAAGAGAGAGGGATGGTCTTTTTCCTTTCTGGGAGGGGGTGGTGGAGTCCGTGTTGACGCTGCTGGGCTTGGTGTTGATGTCTGTTTGCTTGCTTGtgggatggatggatggatcaTGGATGGGACATGCTCGTTCGATGGATCGCCAGGCCTCGCGCAGGGACTGGACGGGGCGCTTGCGAAGACTGAGGTCATGCAGGAGACTAGATTAGCAGAAATTAAACATGGGTGGGTATCGATAGACGGGATGGGATGCTAGGGGTGGGCTTTGGCCCCCTTATCCATAATCGCGTGCACTGAGAATGGACGGTGGGTAGTACCATCTCATTACTCTGCAGCAGCTCCAGCTCGTGGCTCATCGCAGTCGCTCGTTCTCGTTCTCGTTCTCGTTTGCTTTGGCCTGGTTGTTTCTCGACATTCACGACACTCGTTTGTTGCTGCGCTTTGCTGTGCCCGTCGCTCTCTACACACCTCACCCCAGTCGCTCTCTCGAAGCCCACCTGCTTTCACACGTGCCGTTTGCTGTTTGTGGCTGCAAGCTACGATACCGCACACCACTGTCCATCTTGTCAGTTCGAGAAGCGCAACGCGTTTCTCTCCCCGTACTCCACCACGGCGTCCACTTCGATCCTCCCCCGGCCTCAGGCCTACGATTCGTTTCGCAGACCGTCGATGCTGCAGGCTTTCGACCTGCCCGCCATCAGAACCACGTCCCCGCCAGCGTTCGACCACAAGACCCTGCCGTCCATCAGCCCGGAGATCATTGGCCGCGACATCTCACGGCCGTCGTCGAGCTCGACGGTGGCGTCGTTTACACAGCAGCGGCCGGGCAGCCATGCCTCGATGCAGCTGCCGGCCCTGTCGACACTGGCTTCGCTAGCATCGACGAGCGCCAAGGACAACGAGAGCAACGGCGTCATGGGAGAGGCGCAGTCGATGAAGATGCCGTCTCCGCCCAGGTACGTGCAGGGCAGTGCTGCGTCCAGCGAGCACATGGCATGGGCAGACTGCGGCTGTGGCGCGTGTCGCCGGCCGTAGCCGCGCTGGGCTTATCGCAGAGGCTTGGCATTTATTTGCACCGCTCATCTTCGCCCCGTCGCTGACACGTCGCCCAGCAAAACCTCCCATGGCCTCAGCATGACCTACGCGACCGCCGCGCCCGCCACTGCTGGCGGACAGGGCAACTCGCCGGTACGTTCTTCTCCCGTTGCGCTGAGGTTGCACGGCTGCGATGCTGCTGCCCGCACGCATATAAAACTTGCTCTTATCCTTATCGCACTCCAATCGATAGCCGTCAGCACCAACAGTCCAACTGCATCATCGCCCATGCGTGCCTTCACCCGCTGCTGCCCTCGCTGCTGCCCGGACATGACTAACGCGCCCGCAGCCTGTCTGCCAGAACTGCACCACGAGCACCACGCCGCTCTGGCGCCGCGATGAGAGCGGCGCCGTGCTGTGCAACGCCTGCGGCCTGTTTCTGAAGCTGCACGGCCGCCCGCGGCCAATCTCGCTCAAGACGGATGTCATCAAGAGCCGCAACCGCGTCAAGACGGGCGGGCCTGGGCGCAAGAAGGTACACGCGCCCCACCTGGCAGCCATGTGCCTTGTCTAACACGACGCAGGGCGAGGGCATCAACGGCCTCGCTGCCGCCCACCCCGACGCCGACGGGCAGCTGGGCCTCGCTCAACACCGCCGCGCATCCGGCAAGATCTCGTCGGGCCTCTCGGACCGCTCGCAGTCGCCCATCTCGCGCACCGGCACGCCCAACTTCGCCCACCCCTCCAACATCGCCCCCCAGCACATGTTCGAGCAGGCCCTGAGCAGCGATGCCGTCTTCCAGTCGCCCTCGATGCACGGCTTCGGCCTGCGCCAGCCGTCCCCGGGCTCCACGTCCTCGGTCAACGGCTCGCACCTCGAGCCCCCGCTCTCCTACGACTCGCTCGCCGCCCAGAACACGGCCCTGAAGACGCGCGTCTCGGAGATGGAGCTCATCAACGACCTCTTCCGCAACCGCGTCAGCGAGCTGGAGAGCAGCGAGGGCCAGGCACGCGCCACTGAACACGCCCTGCGCGCCGAGCTCGAGGCGACGCAGCAGCGCGAGCAGGCCCTGAAGAGACGCATCGAGGAGATCGAGGAGGAGAGCCCTCGGCACaagaagatgaagatgagCGACCTAGTCGACGAGAGCCGCGCGGGCTCGCCAATCAGCTCCATGGTGGAGTAGACTCCGGTGGAGCAGAGTCCGGTGGAGTAGACTCCGGTGGAGCAGAGTCCGGTGGAGTAGAATCCGCCGTCGGACCTCTCCTTGTAATGACTGCATGCGAGTCCTGCTGTTCTTTGTTTCTGCACTGCTCGGTCTGGTTCCCCGCTGGCGATACCCTTGCTACCGGACCGCACTCTCAACACCCCGCCTAATACGTCCCCCTCTACCGCCATTACGACAAGCACATCGACGCCCCGCACGCTCCTCTGGCTCGTCATCATGACCATCTAATGTCTCAATACCACtttacttcttcttggcCTGCCTGCGCGCAGCATTGCTGTATTTAGTAATCTTCTCACTTGTTGCTTTTGCTTTTGATACCAGGGTTGGCACGCGGACAGGGGCGGCACGGCACGGCACGGAACGACGTTGCATGGCATCGCATGGAACGGACGTgagcgtgggcgtgggcgtgggcgtgggcatgggcatgggcatgggcTTGGGTCATGGGTTCTAAAAGTCTTTTTTTTTCTGCAAATAGGAGGGAGGGGGAAATAGGATGAAATGGCGATGAATAACGAGACGAACTTGTCCTTGCACGTCCTCCCCCGTCTGATCCCAAACGTGATGCTTCTCGACCGTGCAGAGTCCACGTACCGCCTTCCTGCATTCTGCCACGACGCCTGAGCGCGGGGAAACGAGTGCTTGGGCGGCTGTGGATTGGGCTGCCGTGTGGGTGTCGCTATCGTGGATCTTGTGCTGGGTGGCATTCGGTCGAGTGGTGTGGTGTGATGAGGTGAGGAGAAGGCAGGGGAGGGGAGGGAGgccactcactcactcactcactcactcactcactcaacCAAGCAAACGCGTCCAAGAAGCAAAAAAAAGCATCACACCTACCCTTTACACAAGGTGTACGTCGTGCGCTTCTGGTATAACGCTAGCTATGCCATACACACTACATAAACCATGCATGTCTATACGCCCTAAGACGCTACACTACTACCTTTTAAAACCCCTTGTTTTATATTCTCCTAGTGTACACTATACTATTACCTCTCTGTCTTTTCTTCTACAGGGTTGTAGCCAGCTATGCTATGTATGCTGTGTAAAACTATAGATATGTATACTGCGCTCTCACGACGCTATGCTGATGCATTGCAGATGAAATTATTTCATCTTCTCTCCGTTTACACCATGCTATGTTATGCACGCTACGTACACCATACATGTGTATACCAAGCTCCTAAgatagtatactaatatagtatagattactatatttTATATTCTCTTAGTTTACACTAACTATGCTATTGCGTCTCTGTatttttttatttttttatTCATTTTTTTTGAATCTTGCAGAGTTGCAGCCATGCCATGTCATGCACGCTACGGTACGCTGATGCATTGTGAATCGCTCGTCTTGTGCCCTTTGCTCTTTTCCTTTGCTCCCCGTGCGTTCCGTGCAGGCGGTCAAGTCAGCTCAGAGCCACTGGTCTTCGTCCTCGGCAACATCCATGTCCGCATCTGGCGCGCCTACGGGGTCCTCGGCAGCGACAGTGCGCTTGTCAGGCCCGTCGACAGTCGCGGCGGACTCTGCGTCGCTGTTGAGCGCGTCGGGCTCTGCGTTTGTGTTTGTGTTTGTGtttgcgtctgcgtctgcgtctgcggtCTTGATGCCGCCGAGGGCGTCGTTGGATACCCATTCCATGTCGAGCTTGCCGACGTCGGGGATCTGGTGCGCCGTGTCGATGAACTGCGGGGTGTTAGATTGCAGTGAGAAGAATGGGCGAGGTGCTTACCGAGTCAGCTTGGTACCGCTCCGCGAAGGTGAGTATGAGGGTGTGGGGCTGTTCTGGATGCTGGTCGGTGCTGACAATGTCGGGCACGTTCTGCGTGCTGTTAGGAGCTGTAGCCGATGTAACCCGCAGCACAACTTACGAAGAGATGCTGTCTCAGAGCCTCGTCCTTCCTGCTCCCAGGCTCAACAGCCTTGACGGCAATGCGCCGGGGTCGGTTGTCGAGTCTCTTCACCCCCATCCTGGCGCCGCCGAATGCAGCACCATGAGCTCCGCGCCCACGGTATGCGCCTCTGCCCCTCCCTCTCGGTGCGAATGCTTGTCCACGGCCTCTGTACGAGCCTCTGTACGAGCCTCTGTACGTCCCGCCACGACTGCTGCCGCGCCAAGGTTCCGTCGCGGCGTCTTGCTGCGCGAACAGGTTCTCTGCTTCTGCTTGCAAGGTAGCCAGATCCTGGGAGAAGTCCTCCTCCAACTCGCCGTTCGCGTTCCCAGATGCTTTTGCGAGTTCGCGACGTACACGAAGGATTTCCGCGTTGGTTTCTTGCAGCTTGCGGTCGATTTCCTCTGCTTTTGCTTCTGCTTCCTCAGCTTTCCTCCGGCGCTCTTCAAAAATTCGTTGTGCTTCGGCTTGGCGGCGTTCGATTTCCTCCGGGTCCAACGTCTCCGTGTCTCCGTAGCCGGCTTCCTCGCTGTCTGCACCGGAAGCACTGCGATTGTAGGGGTCTCGGTCGGCGTCAGACCTGTGCCAGTACACTTTGACAAAGCGGTTGTCGAAGATGGCCTTTGGACTGTTGTAGGCTGCCCTCGCGGCGTCGTGTGTTTCGTACTTGACGACGGCCAGACGTTTGTACGCTTGCATCTGCACATCGAGTAGGGTGCCGAACTTGCCGAAGAAGCGTCGCACATGGTCCTCGCTGAAGTTGTCTTCTGGGATCTGCTCGACGACGATTGTAGTGTTGGTGCGGTCGTGTGTTGGCCCAGGCAGCGAGAATGCAGCACGACTGCGACCGCTGTGGCCTCTGTCTCGGCGTGCATGTCCGTATTGGTTGCTGTGCCCGCCGTTGACGCCCTGGGCAGGGTGGTCTGGGTCGTACTCGAGCCCGTGCTGGTACGGACAGACAGTCCCAGCCGCGCAGAAGCCCTTTGTATCGTAGTCGGCGCACCTGACGTTGCTTGTGTCGGCTCCTTGCGCATTGAACACAGGCATGGGAGGCATGCCCGGCAGGTTTATGCCGAGCGCCGCGGCCATGGCTAGGAAGGCCATGGGGTTGCCCGGATCGAAGGGCGGAACGTGTCCAAAGGCCGGGCTGAATGGGGGCATGTTCGGCATAGGCGCAAACGCAGGCGCTTGTGCGTTCAGTCCTCCAGCGCGACCGTTCTTCCCTCTGCGCGTCGCCTGCTTGGCGGGTCTGTCGTTGCCAGTATGGCGGCTCGAATGCAGGTCGAGGCCATCTCGCGACTGGCTCGTGTCCCGCTCGTGTTGCTTGCGCTTTCGCGGCCGCTCGTGTTGCGCGCTGGCGGCAGGAGAAGCTCCAGCTGGGCGGTCGGGCAAGCGGTGTTTGCCATGCGAGACTCGAGAGGCGGCTGGGCCTCTGGGCGCATGCAGGGGGGCGGTGTTGGACGCGTGCGAGGGGTGGGCGAGGTGTTCGGAGGTCGAGGGCCCGACTATGGAGGGGATCGGTGCGGGAGACGGAGGCGATGCGTCTGCGTTCGCGCGGGGGGCATAGGCTCTGTCCTTGAGAGTGTCGATGACTTCATCGACAAAGGCCGCCGTGTCTAGCCAGGGTCAGCGTGGAGCGCTCCTGTGGCGAGCAGGCGTGCGCAATACCTACTATGCTGCAGGAAATCCGAAAGACTCTCTAGGCAGTTGCGCCTGATGTTGGCGTCTGTGTCCTTTGCCGTGACGAGAGCAAGGACGTAGTCTGCAAGGACCTCGGCATCTGCGTCAGATCTGTCGTGCCGTGTCAGTCTCTCCGTCCACCACGCCCATGCGACGAGTGTGGGCGTACATGGTCTCGAGCTTGGGCAGCACCCAGCGCTTGAACGCCTCCGAGTCTTCTTCTTGCAGCAACATGGTCGCGTGCCTGTTGCCGTGCCTGCGCCTCAAGTCTGCGTCCTCGGCTTCTGTCGTTGGTCGCGGTTGCGCAAAGTGGACGGTGCTGGGGAGCTCCCAAGAATCGGCCCAAAAAGAACGTCAGAGCTTCAACTTGTCCTGCCCCACTACGCTGACCGCGAGCAGGCAAGTCAATGCTACAGCAGCATGGAAGCATGGAAGCAGCATGGAAACATGGAAGCATGGAAGCAGCATGACAGCAGCATGGAAGCATGGAAGCAGCATGGCAGCAGCGTGGAAACAGGCAAACGCTTGGCTGAAGGGCGCTCTCGTCTCCTGGACATGTCCAGTCACTGACAATACTCAATGATAGCGTCACATCGACCATTCTCCTATGTGCAATCTAGTTCGATTTTTGCAAACTACACTACACGCTGAACAGCAAGGAAAAGGGTCATCATCCGTAGCTCGAGTCCAAAGCCCAAGAACCCGACTAAATCAATGGGCACACTGCCCGGACCGACGTTTATCTAGCTCTGGTGCTCCAACAAGGGAACCATGCCTGTCGTGCAGCGACCACCGGCCTCGAACAGGCCCACGACTGTCCAACTCCACGAGGTCGAAACGAAAGGAAATCTAACACTTTTGATTTCCATCGCTTACAACTTGTCGTAGTAGTTGTTGACGTCAGGTACCTCGATCTTGATACCCTTGCGCTTACGCATATCAGCCACAATCTTACCGGGCAGCGTGGTGTTGTCAAGCGGCGAGCCACCCTGGAGAACCTGCCAGTGGTCGAACACCAACTGAGGGAAGGCCTGACCAGCAGTGTTGGATCGGAGATCGGCAGTGAAACCGAAAGACTCGTTGACGGGCAGGTAAGCCTTGATGTTGAAGAGGGGAGTACCGACACGCTGGTTCTCCTCGAAGACGTGACCTCTCCTGCGGGTGAGCACACCGTAGATGCCGCCCATGGCCTGCTCGGGAACCTGGATCTCGACAAGGTAGACGGGCTCCTGGAGGGCGGGCTGAGCGAGCAGAGTAGCAGCGTACAGCACACGACGGGCAGTAGGGATGATCTGACCACCACCACGGTGAATAGCATCAGCGTGAAGAGTGACATCCATAATGTTGAAGCGGACTGAACGCATGGGCTCCTCAGCAACGGGTCCTTCCTTGGTGGCCCACTGGAAACCAGAGACAACAGAGTCCTTGATTTCGTTGAGGTACTGGACAGCCTTGGTCTGGTCGACAAGCAAGTTGGCACCAGTGGTGTCGGGACCGAAGCACCAAATCTTACGGGCATCGGTAACGTCCCAGCCGTGCTCGTCGGCAAGAATACGGGCACGAGCCTTGAAGTCGTCACGGGGACCGATCTTGCCTGCCTCGATGGCCAGGGAGACCTCCTCATCAAGGGGCTGAGCAGTCACGTAAAGACGGTTGTGCTTGTTGGGCGACTTGGACAGAGCAGTCATGCTCGATGTGCCCGCAACGGTCTCACGGTACTGGACAACGGGGTCGGAAACGCGGAGAGGGACTCCAGCGTGGTCCTCCTCGAGATCCTTCAAGCAAATCTCCAAGTGGAGCTCACCGGCACCGGCAACAACGTGCTCACCGGAATCGGAGATGTAGGTCAAGACGCAAGGGTCGGACTTGGAGAGACGCTTGAGACCTTCGACGAGCTTGGGAAGATCCTGGGCGTTCTTGACTTCGACGGAACGCTGGACAACGGGGGAGACGGAGAACTTCATAACCTTGAGGTTGTGAGCAGTCTCGTTGGTGGTGAGGGTACCAGACTTGAGCAAGAACTGGTCGACACCGACGAGACCAAGGATGTTACCGGCGGGAACATCGTCGATGGGCTCGACGAAACGACCCATCATGAGGATGGTACGCTGGATGGCCTTGATGAACAAGTCCTCCTTCTTGCCAGGGACGTAGTTGGGTCCCTGGATGCGGACCTTGAGACCGGAGCGGACAGTTCCGGAGAAGACACGACCGAAGGCGTAGAAACGACCCTTGTCGGAGGTGGGGACCATCTTGGAGACGTACAACATGAGGGGACCCTTGGGATCGCAGTCGCGGATACCAATGGCGTTGACGTCGTCGTGGGGACCCTCGTAGAGAGTCTCCATACGGTACTTCTGCGCGGTGGCGGGAGAAGGAAGGTGGAGAATCATCATCTCGAGGAGAGCATCAGCAGCGGGAAGGAACTTGCGCATGACAACCTTGAGGAGCTGCTTGCCCTCGAGGTCCTTCTCGTCGCTGGTGAGCTTGATCTCAAGCTTCTCGAGGAGAGTGGGGATCTCGTCGGTCTTGAAGTTCATGACGGCGTTGAAGATGCGGAAGATGGGGTCCAAGATGAACTGGTTGAAAGCACGCTCAAGGGGCTGACCGTCGTGTGTGCCAACCTTGGTCCACTTCTTGGTCTTGGGGTTGAAGTAAGAGTCGCCCCAGAGACGCTCCATCATCTTGTTCTTGTCAACACCAAACTTCTTGGCGTAACGGGAGGCGAACTGGCGGATGGTGAAAGCCCATCCGTGCAGACCGGAACCGAAAGCAATGGTACCCTTCTCGGGGTAGACCTGGACGTCACCAAGCGACTTGTCGAAGTAGGTGGCGATGACGACGTTGACTGACTCGATGACACGAGAGAAGTTCTGGTACAGGTCCTCCTTGGAGACCTGGAGCTCGAGAAGAGCGCGGTCGACCTTGTTGATGATGACAACGGGCTTGATGCGCTCACCGAGAGCCTGGCGGAGCACAGTCTCGGTCTGGACGCACACACCTTCAATGGTGTCGACGACGACAAGGGCACCATCGGTGACACGGAGAGCGGCAGTGACTTCAGACGAGAAATCAACGTGACCAGGCGAGTCGATCAAGTTGATCAAGAACTCGTTCTTCTCGGTCTTGGTGGGGATGTCCTTGAGGTCATCGGCGTCCTGGAGCTGGGCGAACAGGGAGATGGCGGTGGACTTGATGGTGACACCACGCTCCTGCTCGTCGGCACGGGTATCGGTGAAACGTGCAGAGCCGGCGTTGGCGGCCGAGATGATACCGGCACGCTGGACGAGCGAGTCGGTGAGGGTGGACTTGCCGTGGTCGACTGTGGCGGGGCACGTCAGTTATCTGTCCTTGCACGCGGCGGAGTGTAGTGATGGCGATGCTGCTTACCGTGGGCAATGACGGACATGTTACGGATGTTCGCCGGGTTGTCCATGAGGCCACGGATCTGGTTGCGCTGTCAGTATGGCGTGTTCCTGATGTTGCCCTCTCGATAGTGTCGAATATCGTCGCATGGTGCGGGGCATGTGTGCGCGCAACGTACCTCCTCGGTGGTGAAGCTGAAGACATGTTAGCATCGTGCTCTGTCCGGCTGCAATGGCTGCATCGAGGTTTTTCACATCTCGagtagcagcagcggcgTGGCGAGACTTACTTGACCATTTTGGCGGTGTTGTGGCTGTCTTCTCTTGCGAAAATTCAACGGTGATGTAGTGGACGAATGCCTCGCACGGGAGGGTTCGGTTTCTCAAAGGTTGCAGGAGATGTCTCTGGCGATGGGACCAGGACACGGAACGCTCTCTGCAAGATAGAGGCTTTGACGTTGGCGTGCGTTGCAACGAGAAAAGAGAGAGGGCTGCGAAGGTTTTGAACCGTGGTGCGGGGCAGCTAGCCAGCAGGCGCTAGCCACATTTAGCGGGACAATTTCTCTCCAATCGCCGCCAACGCAACGATGCATTCATGGCAGCCGCCCTTTTCTGCGCCGTGTTCATGCTACGGAACTTGAAGCTCGCCGGTGCTGCGATGCCTTCGATAGCAATGCTCTTGCACGTGTGACGCCTCGCCTGTCGGTTTGTGGTACAGGCGACTCGGTGACTCTACTCTCTGATTACACACAACGGCCCAATCGCCTGATTGGGTATCGGTGAGGAAACACCGTTATTCCATAGATGGGGCTTTACTAAGTAATTACTTAGTAATTTCTAAGTAACTAGTTAGTAACGCTGAAAGTAGCTTAGCGTTTTAGTAATTActtactagtaactactactTGATAATTACTAAaaacaaatccttaataagtactaattAGTAATGGTAGGATGTTACGGGTATCTACATTGTTTGAACCATAGTTGATCTTtctaatagattactatacCTTTTTTAGTCTGTGTAGCTAAGGTAAGTTACCGTAAGTCTAAGTCAAGCCCTTACATCTTTACTAACTAgtattaatagttaataatcTACCAAATTTAGTAGTGACTATTTACTAAATTAGTgttacttagtaattactaattagtaaATCTGCCCAACTTTGCGTTATTCCATGTCCTCGAGCATATGCTCCTGGTCCCACCGTATTCCATGTCCCGGTCGCAGAAGGGCGACCTCATCAGACTTCGCGAACCTCGACGGCGTTCTGCGTCGTCTTGCTCCCGACTTGGTGCACCCAAACTGTCCATATCGCCTCAACTGCGGTGTGGGCCAGTCTAGAGGCATGAGGTGGAGCCCTCGAGGTGAGTTTGATCAAGATCACGTGCACTGCACGATCAGCAATCAATTGCCGCCTTCCATGTCCGCTAAGCCCGTGTACTGGGGTTTTCACTTCCACGCTCTATCTTGAGTGACTAAACACATTGCTGCCTCTGTCAGGCGCTGGGCCcggaggtacctctgccactcttggcgagctaccatggggctagtcagcccggACTATATAAGGATGTCGGAGGTTATCGCTGATACACCAGCGATTAGTCTCGTTACcacatactacgtacctcaatacacctgctatcctcttcaaccctatcctccctcgtgATCGCCTTGTATACTCTTTACAGCCTCATCCACATTGCATAGTTTGGAGAACGAAGTGTATGGATCCTCCCATTTATGAGCTTTACCTCGCACTGTGCTGCGGAGAAAGGTCGCCTCCGCCTTCGTCTGCCACATCACTATATATATTCG
The window above is part of the Ascochyta rabiei chromosome 1, complete sequence genome. Proteins encoded here:
- a CDS encoding translation elongation factor 2, which encodes MVNFTTEEIRGLMDNPANIRNMSVIAHVDHGKSTLTDSLVQRAGIISAANAGSARFTDTRADEQERGVTIKSTAISLFAQLQDADDLKDIPTKTEKNEFLINLIDSPGHVDFSSEVTAALRVTDGALVVVDTIEGVCVQTETVLRQALGERIKPVVIINKVDRALLELQVSKEDLYQNFSRVIESVNVVIATYFDKSLGDVQVYPEKGTIAFGSGLHGWAFTIRQFASRYAKKFGVDKNKMMERLWGDSYFNPKTKKWTKVGTHDGQPLERAFNQFILDPIFRIFNAVMNFKTDEIPTLLEKLEIKLTSDEKDLEGKQLLKVVMRKFLPAADALLEMMILHLPSPATAQKYRMETLYEGPHDDVNAIGIRDCDPKGPLMLYVSKMVPTSDKGRFYAFGRVFSGTVRSGLKVRIQGPNYVPGKKEDLFIKAIQRTILMMGRFVEPIDDVPAGNILGLVGVDQFLLKSGTLTTNETAHNLKVMKFSVSPVVQRSVEVKNAQDLPKLVEGLKRLSKSDPCVLTYISDSGEHVVAGAGELHLEICLKDLEEDHAGVPLRVSDPVVQYRETVAGTSSMTALSKSPNKHNRLYVTAQPLDEEVSLAIEAGKIGPRDDFKARARILADEHGWDVTDARKIWCFGPDTTGANLLVDQTKAVQYLNEIKDSVVSGFQWATKEGPVAEEPMRSVRFNIMDVTLHADAIHRGGGQIIPTARRVLYAATLLAQPALQEPVYLVEIQVPEQAMGGIYGVLTRRRGHVFEENQRVGTPLFNIKAYLPVNESFGFTADLRSNTAGQAFPQLVFDHWQVLQGGSPLDNTTLPGKIVADMRKRKGIKIEVPDVNNYYDKL
- a CDS encoding GATA zinc finger protein 3 → MLQAFDLPAIRTTSPPAFDHKTLPSISPEIIGRDISRPSSSSTVASFTQQRPGSHASMQLPALSTLASLASTSAKDNESNGVMGEAQSMKMPSPPSKTSHGLSMTYATAAPATAGGQGNSPPVCQNCTTSTTPLWRRDESGAVLCNACGLFLKLHGRPRPISLKTDVIKSRNRVKTGGPGRKKGEGINGLAAAHPDADGQLGLAQHRRASGKISSGLSDRSQSPISRTGTPNFAHPSNIAPQHMFEQALSSDAVFQSPSMHGFGLRQPSPGSTSSVNGSHLEPPLSYDSLAAQNTALKTRVSEMELINDLFRNRVSELESSEGQARATEHALRAELEATQQREQALKRRIEEIEEESPRHKKMKMSDLVDESRAGSPISSMVE